A genomic region of Deltaproteobacteria bacterium contains the following coding sequences:
- a CDS encoding glycyl-radical enzyme activating protein translates to MEDRELVTDIQRFSVNDGPGFRTNVYLKGCPLRCRWCHNPETIAVYPEIYWKKRLCVQCGACLQACPKEAINPPVDPVLARQEDSPYHKIIRSRCDLCMKCVDACSYDALEIVGRPMTVKEILDEVEKDRPFYDNSGGGMTLSGGEPTAHADFSEKLLKEARRRGIHTCLDTNGFCPWEVFERLIPDVDVVLYDIKHLDPAKHEEMTGAGNEIILANLERLLSAGAQVWVRVPVIPGFNDDMAFHQELARFLLDVPRRVCRVDLLPYHNWCQDKYGWLGIDWEMKEIESADPGFLEIFADIYREEGLKATVGGSGFEEAGSASGG, encoded by the coding sequence ATGGAAGACAGGGAGCTCGTTACCGATATTCAGCGGTTCTCCGTCAACGACGGTCCCGGATTCAGGACGAACGTATATCTGAAGGGCTGCCCGCTGCGGTGCCGATGGTGCCATAATCCGGAGACCATCGCCGTATATCCCGAAATATACTGGAAAAAGAGACTCTGCGTTCAGTGCGGCGCCTGTCTGCAGGCGTGTCCGAAGGAAGCGATCAATCCGCCTGTCGATCCGGTGCTTGCCCGTCAGGAGGATTCCCCCTACCACAAGATCATTCGTTCCCGCTGTGACCTGTGCATGAAGTGTGTCGACGCGTGCAGCTACGATGCCCTGGAAATCGTCGGACGACCCATGACGGTAAAGGAAATTCTCGACGAAGTTGAGAAGGACCGGCCCTTCTATGACAACTCCGGCGGCGGCATGACGTTGAGCGGGGGGGAACCGACGGCACACGCGGATTTCTCTGAAAAATTGCTGAAGGAAGCCCGCAGGCGGGGGATCCACACCTGCCTTGATACCAACGGATTCTGTCCCTGGGAAGTTTTTGAGCGTTTGATCCCGGACGTGGACGTCGTGCTCTATGACATAAAGCATCTTGATCCGGCGAAACATGAAGAGATGACGGGAGCCGGGAACGAGATAATTCTGGCCAATCTTGAGAGACTGCTCTCGGCCGGTGCCCAGGTCTGGGTCAGGGTCCCCGTTATCCCCGGATTTAACGACGACATGGCATTTCATCAGGAGCTGGCGCGTTTTCTGCTGGATGTTCCGCGGCGGGTCTGCCGGGTCGACCTTCTTCCCTATCATAACTGGTGCCAGGACAAGTATGGATGGCTAGGGATCGACTGGGAAATGAAAGAGATAGAATCGGCGGACCCCGGTTTCCTTGAAATATTTGCCGATATCTATCGAGAGGAGGGATTGAAGGCCACCGTCGGCGGTTCCGGCTTTGAAGAGGCCGGCTCGGCCTCAGGCGGGTAA
- a CDS encoding benzylsuccinate synthase gamma subunit family protein, with amino-acid sequence MPTCEECKNFFPIEDEPRKGDCVERVVDPRQAYYKAKPVNADDDATTCPSFQKK; translated from the coding sequence ATGCCTACATGCGAAGAGTGCAAGAATTTTTTTCCTATCGAGGACGAGCCCCGCAAGGGTGATTGTGTGGAGCGGGTTGTCGATCCCCGGCAGGCGTATTACAAGGCGAAGCCCGTGAATGCCGATGATGATGCGACCACGTGTCCGTCATTTCAGAAAAAATAA
- a CDS encoding formate acetyltransferase yields the protein MAETAVSIKELEEKQEWWWVAEKKRSARLDYLRKAMWKKGAIGGLYPQGLYVDLERPVLQTEKAKELERSPDPYVIKFAQILAHVLDNKTIFITDHAQLVGYLGSAPNMISWDPTLAAVLNHEVVNDPTCLPEPLEESLKTISEVADYWAGKSDLDKIMPYLDLDDAMKVLSGAIGWGVPLSRGGYSGKDYEYIMTGTHAFEDIIEDLDRRIDEADAKAHEPGASKEISDLYDKINMWEAMKIALEAGIRHAKRHARLARIIAEHFETDNDRREELLKIAETCERVPAKPPRTLQESLQYDLFIQLFSRNEAIEGAWPARPDYYHGPYYEKEVDIDRTLTKEEALDLVGEFLIRAAEVSQYKVKWAREGLQGIEGTWVWTLGGVKKDGSDACNGMTLALLEAARLVRVANPTFAFRWHPKVSDEVMREIFECIRHGLGYPSIRNDPVLIANAMNWHGHPIEEARTWAHQACMSPAPCTKHGFQPMRMANATVNCAKIIEYVFTSGFDPVVNMQIGAETPDAATYTSYEQVFDAWVTQMKTVFSILVRPVNRARILAPKMTPRPFLSAVSERSIDSGLDVCDPSISRGNAWITAFTWVENADSLAAIKKLVFDEKKYTMAELKEALANNWEGREEMRLDFVKNAPKWGNDDDYVDAIMLDCLHEAAKFSRELKCPCGNTWPILPENVSGNIHYANIVGALPNGRRLGDALYDGGISPGPGLDKKGPTAVLKSCSKIDHISDGRAFLLNQRLSPTQLAGEKGYQLWKTYMKTWADLGLDHVQFNCVSDETLRSAQRDPEKYQEVIVRVAGYSAHFVDISRKTQDNIIQRTVQGLG from the coding sequence ATGGCGGAAACAGCGGTCAGTATAAAAGAACTGGAAGAAAAACAAGAATGGTGGTGGGTCGCTGAAAAGAAACGTTCGGCGCGGCTTGACTACCTGAGAAAGGCGATGTGGAAAAAGGGTGCCATCGGAGGTCTGTATCCCCAGGGACTGTATGTCGATCTTGAGCGTCCCGTGCTGCAGACCGAAAAGGCGAAAGAACTTGAAAGGTCCCCGGACCCCTATGTGATCAAGTTCGCCCAGATACTTGCCCATGTTCTCGACAACAAGACGATTTTCATTACCGACCACGCGCAACTCGTCGGGTATCTGGGGAGCGCGCCGAACATGATCTCCTGGGACCCCACGCTTGCCGCGGTACTGAATCACGAGGTCGTCAATGATCCGACCTGTCTCCCCGAGCCCCTGGAAGAGAGCCTGAAAACGATCTCGGAGGTGGCCGATTACTGGGCGGGGAAATCGGACCTGGACAAGATCATGCCCTATCTGGACCTTGACGATGCCATGAAGGTTCTCTCCGGCGCCATCGGCTGGGGTGTGCCGCTCTCCAGAGGGGGCTACTCCGGAAAGGATTACGAGTATATCATGACCGGTACGCATGCCTTTGAGGATATCATCGAAGACCTTGATCGACGGATCGATGAAGCCGACGCGAAGGCGCATGAACCGGGAGCTTCGAAAGAGATCAGCGATCTCTATGACAAGATCAATATGTGGGAAGCAATGAAGATAGCCCTGGAGGCCGGTATCCGGCACGCGAAACGTCATGCCCGGCTTGCGCGGATCATCGCGGAGCATTTCGAGACCGACAATGACAGACGGGAAGAACTGCTGAAAATCGCAGAGACCTGCGAACGGGTGCCTGCAAAGCCTCCACGGACCCTGCAGGAGTCGCTCCAGTACGATCTCTTTATCCAGCTTTTCAGCAGAAACGAAGCGATCGAGGGGGCCTGGCCGGCGAGACCGGACTATTACCACGGGCCCTATTATGAAAAGGAAGTTGACATCGACAGGACGCTGACAAAGGAGGAAGCACTTGACCTCGTCGGTGAATTCCTTATCCGTGCCGCGGAAGTGTCCCAGTACAAGGTCAAATGGGCCCGCGAGGGGCTCCAGGGGATCGAGGGAACATGGGTGTGGACGCTGGGCGGCGTCAAGAAGGACGGCAGTGACGCGTGCAACGGCATGACGCTCGCGCTCCTTGAAGCCGCGAGACTGGTAAGGGTGGCGAATCCCACCTTTGCGTTCAGGTGGCATCCAAAGGTGTCGGACGAAGTGATGAGAGAGATCTTTGAATGCATCCGGCACGGCCTCGGATATCCTTCGATACGGAATGACCCGGTGCTTATCGCGAATGCCATGAACTGGCACGGGCATCCCATAGAAGAGGCCCGGACCTGGGCCCACCAGGCATGCATGTCTCCAGCGCCGTGCACCAAGCATGGTTTTCAGCCCATGAGAATGGCGAACGCTACCGTCAATTGCGCAAAGATAATCGAGTATGTCTTCACGAGCGGGTTTGACCCTGTCGTGAACATGCAGATCGGTGCCGAAACACCGGATGCAGCCACATACACGAGTTACGAGCAGGTCTTCGATGCCTGGGTGACGCAGATGAAGACCGTCTTCAGTATCCTTGTCCGGCCGGTGAACAGGGCGCGGATACTGGCACCGAAGATGACACCGAGACCATTTCTGTCGGCGGTATCGGAGCGGTCGATCGACAGCGGCCTGGACGTATGCGATCCTTCCATAAGCCGCGGCAACGCGTGGATAACGGCGTTCACCTGGGTGGAGAACGCGGACAGCCTGGCGGCGATCAAGAAACTCGTTTTCGATGAGAAGAAATACACCATGGCCGAGCTCAAGGAAGCCCTCGCGAACAACTGGGAGGGCAGGGAAGAAATGCGCCTGGATTTCGTGAAGAATGCGCCCAAGTGGGGAAATGACGATGATTACGTTGACGCCATTATGCTCGATTGCCTGCACGAGGCGGCAAAGTTCTCAAGGGAACTCAAGTGCCCCTGCGGAAACACCTGGCCAATCCTTCCCGAGAACGTCAGCGGTAACATCCACTACGCGAATATCGTGGGGGCCCTGCCGAACGGCCGCAGGCTCGGTGACGCTCTCTATGACGGCGGGATTTCCCCCGGACCGGGGCTTGACAAGAAAGGACCCACGGCGGTGCTGAAGTCATGCTCCAAGATAGACCATATTTCGGACGGCAGGGCCTTTCTGCTGAACCAGCGGTTGTCGCCGACCCAGCTTGCCGGAGAAAAGGGATACCAGCTCTGGAAGACATACATGAAGACCTGGGCTGATCTCGGGCTGGACCATGTTCAATTCAACTGCGTGTCCGATGAAACCCTGAGAAGCGCCCAGAGAGACCCTGAGAAATACCAGGAGGTCATCGTGCGGGTGGCAGGATACAGCGCGCATTTCGTGGATATCAGCCGCAAGACACAGGATAACATCATACAGCGGACGGTCCAGGGACTGGGATAA
- a CDS encoding MoxR family ATPase has protein sequence MTQTDRDLAVPKKERHFFLRQEVIENLERVEKLSQRHPVNVLVTGKQGCGKSTLVRQFAARNKRPFAVFQIGILSEPGQLFGEHRLREGETYYQKFLFPRAIQTPGCVIHLEEINRPEHPKALNMLFSVLSEDRKVWLDELGLLSVARGVVFFATLNEGDEFIGTEMLDSALRDRFYVSMLDYLPADVEMKVLYLKAGIDEADALTIVNVANRLRGHAQEPMVVSTRHTLMIAEMVNVGATIKEAFINSLQINPDILESVLLSLHAELGLREKEAAKVYALY, from the coding sequence ATGACTCAGACTGACAGGGATTTGGCGGTTCCGAAGAAGGAGCGGCATTTTTTTCTCAGGCAAGAGGTCATTGAAAACCTTGAAAGGGTGGAGAAACTCTCGCAGCGGCATCCCGTGAACGTTCTGGTGACGGGAAAACAGGGGTGCGGTAAATCCACCCTTGTCCGCCAGTTCGCGGCCCGGAACAAGCGGCCATTCGCCGTTTTTCAGATCGGCATCCTTTCCGAACCCGGACAGCTTTTTGGAGAGCACCGGCTCAGGGAAGGTGAAACGTACTATCAGAAATTTCTCTTTCCCCGAGCGATCCAGACACCCGGTTGCGTCATTCACCTGGAGGAGATCAACCGGCCCGAGCACCCGAAGGCATTGAACATGCTTTTTTCAGTACTTTCGGAAGACCGAAAGGTATGGCTCGATGAACTCGGTCTTCTTTCGGTCGCCCGGGGTGTGGTTTTTTTTGCCACGCTTAACGAGGGTGATGAGTTCATCGGGACGGAAATGCTCGATTCGGCGCTCCGCGACCGTTTTTATGTCTCGATGCTTGATTATCTGCCCGCCGACGTAGAAATGAAAGTTCTGTACCTCAAGGCGGGCATCGACGAGGCCGATGCGCTGACGATCGTGAACGTGGCGAACCGTCTCCGCGGCCATGCACAGGAACCGATGGTCGTATCGACCAGACATACGCTGATGATAGCCGAAATGGTCAATGTGGGAGCAACGATAAAGGAAGCTTTTATCAACAGCCTTCAGATCAACCCCGATATTCTCGAGTCCGTCCTGCTGTCCCTGCACGCTGAACTGGGATTGAGGGAGAAGGAGGCGGCAAAGGTCTACGCCCTGTACTGA
- a CDS encoding VWA domain-containing protein, giving the protein MEESTEQRAGVSSGMEGLSEFWRRNTSTLESVELACLLKALRKVTGHLGPNAGTVEYPGMSRGAVPSIIIDPGLVVGRYPVPPERVDELVGLVTHEALHRIEWSEYLWKRLEPDFQSMGPVPLVIFQKIIHTGEDIYVDMTADRTVFGLYTAKVRRIVFDSLREKAKPVPPSIDRLMYLWWTASWERDEGSPGDDVYREPLSALLSLSRCLMEVMNESTGPVARCERRAALYRETWNDLGESLFSWMVLDKRLQWYPVAVAERVHCGTVPPGREHKELPPVLLRRIETELAVTSSDITPLIRSVTGYDDDDVVPTSRWDYHIPAYPVVDRHLVGRLREIFRRYAKRRRTVSRGLASGVIDARRLYRAATTGACFKMAGTVPSLDWNVTFLMDASGSMRGSTWRIVENTVATIHRALLGHQSRLQAYAYFERDGVCMISRLIKGRRLFSVPPGGQTASGQAIIAAALFMSSEHTRRLLVHVTDGESNFGVPVQCGIEFCAREGIHLITLGCGCRDRKAMVDQYGRSIQFFDHFDQLPQAIEKLLRRSFLYGLLP; this is encoded by the coding sequence ATGGAAGAGTCAACAGAACAGAGGGCCGGTGTATCTTCCGGGATGGAAGGCCTTTCCGAATTCTGGCGCAGGAACACATCGACGCTTGAATCCGTGGAACTTGCCTGCCTGTTGAAGGCGCTGCGCAAGGTGACCGGTCATCTCGGGCCGAACGCCGGGACCGTCGAATACCCGGGCATGTCCCGCGGGGCAGTCCCCTCGATCATCATAGACCCGGGCCTTGTGGTGGGACGATACCCCGTACCGCCGGAACGGGTCGACGAACTGGTGGGACTGGTGACCCACGAAGCGCTTCATCGTATTGAATGGAGCGAGTATCTCTGGAAGCGCCTGGAACCGGATTTTCAGAGCATGGGCCCGGTGCCACTCGTGATATTTCAAAAGATCATTCATACCGGTGAAGACATCTATGTCGATATGACAGCTGACAGAACGGTTTTCGGCCTTTACACGGCGAAGGTACGGCGCATCGTGTTCGATTCCCTGAGGGAGAAGGCGAAACCGGTCCCGCCGTCCATCGACCGGCTCATGTATCTCTGGTGGACCGCCTCCTGGGAGAGGGATGAAGGGTCGCCCGGGGACGATGTCTACCGGGAACCGCTCAGCGCATTGTTGTCTCTTTCCCGGTGTTTGATGGAAGTGATGAACGAAAGCACCGGACCGGTCGCGCGGTGTGAACGACGCGCGGCACTGTATCGTGAAACCTGGAATGACCTGGGTGAGTCCCTCTTTTCGTGGATGGTGCTCGATAAAAGACTTCAATGGTACCCCGTTGCCGTGGCGGAAAGAGTACACTGCGGCACCGTTCCGCCCGGGAGGGAGCATAAGGAACTTCCCCCGGTGCTTCTTCGCAGAATAGAAACGGAATTGGCGGTCACGTCGTCGGATATCACGCCGCTCATCCGTTCCGTTACGGGATACGACGACGATGATGTGGTCCCCACCTCCCGGTGGGATTATCATATCCCCGCCTATCCCGTCGTGGACCGGCATCTTGTGGGACGTCTCAGGGAAATATTCCGGCGGTACGCGAAACGCCGGCGTACCGTGAGCCGCGGTCTTGCAAGCGGTGTTATCGATGCCCGCCGTCTTTATCGGGCGGCCACGACAGGAGCCTGCTTCAAGATGGCCGGCACCGTACCGAGCCTTGACTGGAACGTGACCTTTCTCATGGATGCGAGCGGTTCAATGAGAGGGAGTACCTGGCGCATCGTAGAGAACACCGTTGCCACCATTCACCGGGCGCTTCTGGGACATCAGAGCCGACTCCAGGCCTATGCCTACTTTGAAAGGGACGGTGTGTGCATGATTTCCCGGCTTATCAAGGGGAGGCGGCTCTTTTCCGTGCCGCCCGGAGGACAGACCGCATCGGGACAGGCGATCATCGCGGCGGCCCTTTTTATGTCCTCCGAACACACCCGCCGGCTCCTCGTGCACGTCACCGACGGAGAATCGAATTTCGGTGTCCCCGTGCAGTGCGGGATCGAGTTCTGCGCGCGGGAAGGCATTCACCTGATCACGCTGGGATGCGGGTGCCGGGACCGGAAAGCGATGGTTGATCAATATGGCAGATCGATCCAGTTTTTTGATCATTTCGACCAGCTTCCCCAGGCGATCGAAAAACTCCTGAGACGGTCCTTCCTGTACGGGTTGTTGCCCTGA